In one Mauremys reevesii isolate NIE-2019 unplaced genomic scaffold, ASM1616193v1 Contig88, whole genome shotgun sequence genomic region, the following are encoded:
- the LOC120394989 gene encoding AP-5 complex subunit sigma-1-like: MVHAFLIHTLHPRPGAEAGLCRVLYSRVFGSERLDQSPEEPGPHDLEKERLGRKEQILAVARQVDSTCKLLHQASGRPASDFPVQLPDEPISLQDAPCGVFRLPPGDPFCENKTVLWLGVLSLGFVLVCDPQENLMLAENTLRLVVKYLLEHLKLLNQGSDVVLKADKTEIILSKFLPHGQLLFLNDQFVQGLEKELGACLSK; this comes from the exons ATGGTTCACGCATTCCTCATCCATACGCTGCACCCTCGGCCCGGGGCAGAGGCTGGGCTCTGCCGCGTGCTGTATTCCAGGGTCTTTGGCTCTGAGAGGCTGGACCAGTCACCAGAGGAGCCCGGGCCGCATGATCTCGAGAAGGAGAGACTGGGCAGGAAGGAGCAGATTTTGGCTGTGGCCAG GCAGGTGGATTCAACATGTAAATTGCTGCACCAGGCATCAGGGCGCCCTGCCTCTGACTTCCCTGTCCAGCTGCCCGACGAACCCATTTCCCTCCAGGATGCCCCATGTGGGGTGTTCCGCCTCCCTCCCGGGGATCCCTTCTGTGAGAACAAGACGGTGCTCTGGCTGGGGGTCTTGTCTCTGGGCTTCGTTCTGGTGTGCGACCCCCAGGAGAACCTGATGCTGGCCGAGAACACCCTGCGGCTGGTGGTAAAGTATCTCCTGGAGCATCTGaagctgctgaaccagggcagCGACGTGGTCCTCAAGGCAGACAAGACCGAGATTATCCTGAGCAAGTTCCTGCCCCATGGGCAGTTGCTCTTCCTGAATGATCAGTTTGTCCAGGGACTAGAAAAGGAGCTGGGTGCCTGTCTGTCCAAGTAG